One part of the Lapillicoccus jejuensis genome encodes these proteins:
- a CDS encoding alpha/beta fold hydrolase gives MTDRAPLRRRARLALAALAAATAALAPALGTPAPAAHAADRAIRTESAMVPVAAEDDGTAVSLDASIVEPADDGPHPAVLLAHGFGGSKDDLAAQAEDLAQRGYVAVTWSARGFGRSGGRIHLDDPTYEVADAGVLVSRLATRPEVLKDHDGDPRVAVVGGSYGGALALMLGATDARVDAVVASITWNDLADAFFPQHATAPGSQVAAAGAGAPASVLERGPATGPFKQVWASRFFVSSVATARAGGTGGTGGTSDPTCGRFDPTICRLFLQASATGAPSPQLLELLREHSPAPRLAGLRAPTLLIQGMGDSLFGVDQADATARTLAAQGTPVAVRWMDGGHDGPSSTADDDLAVQRTWLDHYIGQATKPAPGSPLPLPSFTFADPLSGRQTVARLEAADAPYARAATYDVVPLTGGTKPLTGPPGGQPASITLVPGAGALTAQLPTYLLAALPAQSAAWDTAPVTATRTVVGAPRVRLTVTSTASSSTLFLSLWQVTGGQATLVRRVVAPVMVPTTPGTPATVDVTLAGGSWVVPPGSALRVLVTSTDSTYDAPRAARADRVELSDLRLPTVAATPLATSGSSLDTQTVGVLAATGVLLLGFTGLALVRRRRRRSIAPRPELAGVPLVVEHLVKTYKDGHRAVDDVTWRAERGQVVGLLGPNGAGKTTTLRMVLGLIRPDSGEVHLLGAPVDAGAAVLDRVGALVEGPGFLPHLSGIDNLKAYWAATGRPLEEAHLEEVLAVAALGGAVERPVRSYSQGMRQRLGIAQAMLGLPELLILDEPTNGLDPPQIAALRPILQRYAAGDGTPEGGRTVVVSSHLLAEVELTCSHVVVMHAGRVVTTGSVADLVDSSDTTVLEVQRHDPYTRDGGPEGTPYAAALADLRQAPGVVSVEAPEPVEGAEVLRRNGSGAGPSADEDVVKLVVTSRLHRAEVVRLAAAAGLRVVGVSSRKHLEEVFLSVIAGADGAAANGVDGADDPNERLRTIRAR, from the coding sequence ATGACCGACCGCGCCCCCCTCCGGCGGCGCGCCCGGCTCGCGCTGGCCGCGCTCGCCGCCGCCACGGCGGCGCTCGCGCCGGCCCTCGGCACCCCCGCCCCCGCGGCGCACGCGGCGGACCGCGCGATCCGCACGGAGTCGGCGATGGTCCCGGTCGCCGCGGAGGACGACGGCACCGCGGTCTCGCTCGACGCGAGCATCGTCGAGCCGGCCGACGACGGACCGCACCCGGCGGTGCTGCTCGCGCACGGGTTCGGCGGCAGCAAGGACGACCTCGCCGCGCAGGCCGAGGACCTCGCCCAGCGCGGGTACGTCGCGGTCACCTGGTCCGCCCGCGGCTTCGGCCGCTCCGGCGGGCGGATCCACCTCGACGACCCGACGTACGAGGTCGCCGACGCCGGGGTCCTCGTCTCGCGCCTCGCCACCCGCCCCGAGGTGCTCAAGGACCACGACGGTGACCCGCGCGTCGCGGTCGTCGGCGGCTCGTACGGCGGCGCGCTCGCCCTCATGCTCGGCGCGACGGACGCCCGCGTCGACGCGGTCGTCGCGTCGATCACCTGGAACGACCTGGCCGACGCGTTCTTCCCGCAGCACGCCACCGCCCCCGGCTCGCAGGTCGCCGCCGCCGGCGCGGGCGCCCCCGCCTCCGTCCTCGAGCGCGGCCCGGCGACCGGGCCGTTCAAGCAGGTGTGGGCCTCGCGCTTCTTCGTCTCGTCGGTCGCGACCGCCCGGGCCGGCGGCACGGGCGGCACGGGCGGCACGAGCGACCCGACGTGCGGCCGCTTCGACCCGACCATCTGCCGGCTCTTCCTCCAGGCCTCGGCGACCGGGGCTCCGAGCCCGCAGCTGCTGGAGCTGCTCCGCGAGCACAGCCCCGCCCCGCGGCTCGCCGGCCTGCGCGCGCCGACCCTGCTCATCCAGGGCATGGGCGACAGCCTCTTCGGCGTCGACCAGGCCGACGCGACCGCCCGCACCCTCGCCGCCCAGGGCACGCCGGTCGCGGTGCGCTGGATGGACGGCGGGCACGACGGGCCGAGCAGCACCGCCGACGACGACCTCGCCGTCCAGCGCACCTGGCTCGACCACTACATCGGCCAGGCGACCAAGCCCGCCCCCGGTAGCCCGCTGCCGCTGCCGTCCTTCACCTTCGCCGACCCGCTCAGCGGCCGGCAGACCGTCGCGCGGCTGGAGGCGGCCGACGCGCCGTACGCCCGCGCGGCGACGTACGACGTCGTCCCCCTCACCGGCGGCACCAAGCCCCTCACCGGCCCGCCCGGCGGGCAGCCGGCGTCGATCACCCTCGTGCCCGGCGCCGGCGCGCTGACGGCGCAGCTGCCGACGTACCTCCTCGCCGCCCTCCCCGCCCAGTCCGCCGCGTGGGACACGGCACCCGTGACCGCGACCCGCACCGTGGTCGGCGCCCCGCGCGTGCGGCTGACCGTGACGAGCACCGCGAGCAGCAGCACGCTGTTCCTCAGCCTGTGGCAGGTCACCGGCGGGCAGGCCACCCTGGTGCGCCGGGTCGTCGCGCCCGTCATGGTCCCGACCACCCCGGGGACGCCGGCGACGGTCGACGTCACCCTCGCCGGCGGCTCGTGGGTCGTCCCGCCGGGCAGCGCCCTGCGCGTCCTCGTGACGAGCACCGACTCGACGTACGACGCCCCGCGCGCCGCCCGGGCCGACCGGGTCGAGCTGAGCGACCTGCGGCTGCCGACCGTCGCGGCGACCCCGCTCGCCACCAGCGGGAGCAGCCTCGACACCCAGACCGTGGGCGTCCTCGCCGCGACCGGCGTGCTGCTGCTCGGCTTCACGGGGCTGGCGCTGGTGCGTCGTCGCCGGCGCCGGTCGATCGCCCCGCGCCCCGAGCTCGCCGGGGTCCCGCTCGTCGTGGAGCACCTGGTCAAGACGTACAAGGACGGGCACCGCGCCGTCGACGACGTGACGTGGCGGGCCGAGCGCGGCCAGGTCGTCGGCCTGCTCGGGCCGAACGGCGCCGGCAAGACGACGACGCTGCGGATGGTGCTCGGTCTCATCCGCCCCGACTCCGGCGAGGTGCACCTGCTGGGTGCGCCCGTCGACGCGGGCGCCGCCGTCCTCGACCGGGTCGGCGCGCTCGTCGAGGGCCCGGGATTCCTGCCCCACCTCAGCGGGATCGACAACCTCAAGGCCTACTGGGCCGCGACCGGACGACCTCTGGAGGAGGCGCACCTGGAGGAGGTGCTCGCCGTCGCGGCGCTCGGCGGCGCCGTCGAGCGGCCGGTGCGCTCCTACAGCCAGGGCATGCGCCAGCGGCTCGGCATCGCCCAGGCCATGCTCGGCCTGCCCGAGCTGCTCATCCTCGACGAGCCGACCAACGGCCTGGACCCGCCGCAGATCGCGGCCCTGCGCCCGATCCTGCAGCGGTACGCCGCCGGCGACGGCACCCCCGAGGGCGGCCGCACCGTCGTCGTGTCGAGCCACCTGCTCGCCGAGGTCGAGCTGACCTGCTCGCACGTCGTCGTCATGCACGCCGGCCGCGTCGTCACGACCGGGTCGGTCGCCGACCTCGTCGACAGCAGCGACACCACCGTCCTCGAGGTGCAGCGCCACGACCCGTACACCCGCGACGGCGGGCCCGAGGGGACGCCGTACGCCGCCGCGCTGGCCGACCTGCGACAGGCGCCGGGCGTCGTGTCGGTCGAGGCACCCGAGCCCGTCGAGGGGGCGGAGGTGTTGCGGCGCAACGGTTCCGGGGCCGGCCCGAGCGCCGACGAGGACGTCGTCAAGCTCGTCGTCACCTCGCGGCTGCACCGCGCCGAGGTGGTCCGGCTCGCCGCCGCGGCCGGGCTGCGCGTCGTCGGGGTGAGCAGCCGCAAGCACCTCGAGGAGGTCTTCCTCTCGGTCATCGCGGGCGCCGACGGCGCGGCCGCGAACGGGGTCGACGGGGCCGACGACCCGAACGAGCGGCTGCGCACCATCCGCGCCCGCTGA
- a CDS encoding GNAT family N-acetyltransferase, protein MSETTPPRPTVHVHVQHADDDERFLATDLLAWFQEPPPEPVAATLSSIDPADRWAADLTDDADADPDRHAGIYGTYPLQVTVPGPLGTLRQVPVLGLSWVGVHPDARRRGVLTAMLAHHLAQARTGGWSGLSALHASEPAIYGRHGWGAASLELRATLSRGATLTAPHLDTAAGRVRTRLYDAADPAVVARVTTLMRAHAADRLGAVALGERTLRRFLSDNAATTRDQEPTRVMLAVEGGEDAGFAVLQRKPEWGEHAPKGTVFVWTVDGAPAVRLALLRRLVDLDLTSTVRLRTASPDDLVLDWTAPERGVAGSPVDSLWLRLADLPTALAARGYAAPCDVVLDVSDTRLPDQAGRWRLRVGADGTGRATRTDQPAQVRLDVADLGASYLGGRPLARLLEAGRLEEVEPGAVAALDAALRSPHRLHAAVGF, encoded by the coding sequence ATGAGCGAGACGACGCCGCCCCGCCCGACCGTGCACGTGCACGTGCAGCACGCCGACGACGACGAGCGCTTCCTCGCGACCGACCTCCTCGCGTGGTTCCAGGAGCCCCCGCCGGAGCCGGTCGCCGCCACCCTGTCCTCGATCGACCCGGCCGACCGCTGGGCCGCCGACCTCACCGACGACGCGGACGCCGACCCGGACCGGCACGCGGGCATCTACGGCACGTACCCGTTGCAGGTCACCGTCCCCGGGCCGCTCGGGACGCTGCGCCAGGTGCCCGTCCTCGGCCTCTCCTGGGTCGGCGTGCACCCCGACGCCCGCCGCCGCGGCGTCCTCACCGCGATGCTCGCCCACCACCTCGCGCAGGCCCGGACCGGCGGCTGGTCGGGGCTCAGCGCCCTGCACGCGAGCGAGCCCGCGATCTACGGCCGGCACGGCTGGGGGGCCGCCTCGCTCGAGCTGCGCGCGACCCTCTCCCGCGGCGCGACGCTCACCGCCCCCCACCTCGACACCGCCGCCGGTCGCGTCCGCACCCGCCTGTACGACGCCGCCGATCCCGCCGTCGTCGCGCGGGTCACCACCCTCATGCGGGCGCACGCCGCCGACCGGCTGGGCGCCGTGGCGCTGGGCGAGCGCACCCTGCGCCGGTTCCTCTCCGACAACGCCGCCACGACCCGTGACCAGGAACCGACCCGGGTGATGCTCGCCGTCGAGGGCGGCGAGGACGCCGGCTTCGCGGTCCTGCAGCGCAAGCCCGAGTGGGGTGAGCACGCGCCGAAGGGCACCGTCTTCGTGTGGACCGTCGACGGCGCGCCGGCGGTGCGGCTCGCGCTGCTGCGACGCCTCGTCGACCTCGACCTCACGAGCACGGTCAGGCTGCGCACCGCCTCCCCCGACGACCTCGTCCTGGACTGGACGGCCCCCGAGCGCGGGGTCGCCGGCAGCCCGGTCGACTCGCTGTGGCTGCGGCTCGCCGACCTGCCCACCGCCCTCGCCGCGCGCGGCTACGCCGCCCCGTGCGACGTCGTCCTCGACGTCAGCGACACCCGGCTGCCCGACCAGGCCGGCCGGTGGCGGCTGCGGGTCGGCGCCGACGGGACGGGGCGTGCGACCCGCACCGACCAACCCGCCCAGGTGCGGCTCGACGTCGCCGACCTCGGGGCGTCGTACCTCGGGGGGCGGCCGCTCGCGCGGCTGCTCGAGGCGGGCCGTCTCGAGGAGGTCGAGCCCGGCGCCGTCGCCGCCCTCGACGCCGCGCTGCGCAGTCCGCACCGGCTGCACGCCGCCGTCGGCTTCTGA
- the rsmI gene encoding 16S rRNA (cytidine(1402)-2'-O)-methyltransferase has product MGEDGPVSTEPDGVLVLAATPIGDPRDAAPRLAQELAGADVVAAEDTRRLRRLLGELGVEPRGSVTSYHEHNEASRTAELLQRLLAGDRVVVVTDAGMPSVSDPGYRLVAACADAGVRVTCVPGPSAVLMALAVSGLPVDRFCFEGFLPRKQGERSRVLAELSAERRTMVFFEAPHRLDATLAAMASAFGPERPAAVCRELTKTYEEVRRGGLGELAEWAADGVRGEITVVVAGAPTTGGNLDDAVAAVLARVAAGERLKDVSGEVATTCGLSRKTVYDAAVAARR; this is encoded by the coding sequence ATGGGCGAGGATGGGCCGGTGAGCACCGAGCCGGACGGCGTCCTCGTCCTCGCCGCGACCCCGATCGGCGACCCGCGCGACGCAGCCCCGCGGCTGGCCCAGGAGCTGGCGGGGGCGGACGTCGTCGCCGCCGAGGACACCCGTCGGCTGCGGCGGCTGCTCGGCGAGCTGGGGGTCGAGCCGCGCGGGTCGGTGACGAGCTACCACGAGCACAACGAGGCGTCGCGGACCGCCGAGCTGCTGCAGCGGCTGCTCGCCGGCGACCGGGTCGTCGTCGTCACCGACGCCGGCATGCCGTCGGTGTCGGACCCGGGCTACCGGCTCGTCGCGGCCTGCGCCGACGCCGGCGTGCGGGTGACCTGCGTCCCCGGGCCGAGCGCGGTGCTCATGGCGCTCGCGGTGAGCGGCCTGCCGGTGGACCGGTTCTGCTTCGAGGGGTTCCTTCCCCGGAAGCAGGGCGAGCGGTCCCGCGTGCTGGCCGAGCTGTCCGCGGAGCGGCGCACGATGGTGTTCTTCGAGGCGCCGCACCGGCTCGACGCGACGTTGGCCGCGATGGCCTCGGCCTTCGGGCCGGAGCGGCCGGCGGCGGTGTGCCGGGAGCTGACCAAGACCTACGAGGAGGTCCGGCGCGGTGGGCTCGGCGAGCTCGCCGAGTGGGCGGCGGACGGGGTGCGCGGCGAGATCACCGTCGTCGTCGCCGGGGCGCCGACGACGGGCGGCAACCTCGATGACGCGGTCGCGGCGGTGCTCGCGCGGGTCGCGGCGGGCGAGCGGCTCAAGGACGTCAGCGGCGAGGTCGCGACGACCTGCGGGCTGTCGCGCAAGACGGTGTACGACGCCGCGGTGGCCGCGCGCCGCTGA
- a CDS encoding DUF2256 and DUF3253 domain-containing protein, with protein sequence MPDLPTKTCASCGRTITWRKKWERSWDDVRYCSDACRRRGVTDVDRRLEESILDLLGRRTGTICPSDAARAVGDEDSWRDLMEPARRAARRLVAAGEVEVTQGGKVVDPSTAKGPIRIRRVRRG encoded by the coding sequence GTGCCCGACCTGCCGACCAAGACCTGCGCCTCGTGCGGCCGGACGATCACGTGGCGCAAGAAGTGGGAGCGCAGCTGGGACGACGTGCGCTACTGCAGCGACGCGTGCCGGCGCCGGGGCGTGACCGACGTCGACCGCCGGCTGGAGGAGAGCATCCTCGACCTGCTGGGGCGTCGTACGGGCACCATCTGCCCGTCCGACGCCGCCCGCGCGGTCGGCGACGAGGACTCGTGGCGCGACCTCATGGAGCCCGCGCGCCGGGCGGCGCGGCGGCTCGTCGCGGCCGGGGAGGTCGAGGTCACCCAGGGTGGGAAGGTCGTCGACCCGTCGACGGCCAAGGGTCCGATCCGGATCCGGCGGGTCCGCCGGGGCTGA
- a CDS encoding SRPBCC family protein has product MPDLSASRHVDAPAALVYDLVSDLPRMGEWSPECERVTWRGGATGPAVGARFVGWNRSGAVRWCTWGEVVEAERGRRFAFEVTVGPVRVARWGYVLEPDGPDACTVTEEWTNRRPRAVGWASDLVLGDREATNAAGIAATLDALARAAESVATA; this is encoded by the coding sequence GTGCCCGACCTCAGCGCCAGCCGCCACGTCGACGCCCCCGCGGCGCTCGTCTACGACCTCGTCAGCGACCTGCCCCGGATGGGCGAGTGGTCCCCGGAGTGCGAGCGGGTCACCTGGCGGGGCGGCGCGACCGGGCCGGCCGTCGGGGCCCGGTTCGTCGGGTGGAACCGCAGCGGCGCGGTGCGCTGGTGCACCTGGGGCGAGGTCGTCGAGGCCGAGCGCGGCCGGCGGTTCGCCTTCGAGGTGACCGTCGGGCCGGTGCGGGTGGCGCGGTGGGGGTACGTCCTCGAGCCGGACGGCCCGGACGCCTGCACGGTCACCGAGGAGTGGACGAACCGCCGGCCCCGCGCCGTCGGCTGGGCCTCCGACCTCGTGCTCGGCGACCGCGAGGCCACCAACGCCGCCGGCATCGCGGCCACGCTCGACGCGCTCGCCCGCGCCGCCGAGTCGGTCGCCACGGCCTGA
- a CDS encoding PH domain-containing protein, whose protein sequence is MSDLPADGGPATRPSTPPRLRAPAHLVSPRARLMWTAVAALEVLVLLALQVGWWWLDGDGSRTPHVVVGLLWLVFAVAYVGGMPLWRYRVHRWETTPTAVYTQRGWLSQERRIAPVSRIQTVDLARGPVHQLFGLASVTVTTASAAGPLTIEGLDADVARRLVDELTDATVAETGDAT, encoded by the coding sequence GTGAGCGACCTGCCCGCCGACGGCGGACCCGCGACGAGGCCATCGACCCCGCCCCGGCTGCGTGCCCCGGCGCACCTGGTCAGCCCGCGGGCCCGGCTGATGTGGACGGCGGTCGCGGCGCTCGAGGTCCTCGTCCTGCTCGCCCTCCAGGTCGGCTGGTGGTGGCTCGACGGCGACGGCTCGCGCACCCCGCACGTCGTCGTCGGCCTGCTGTGGCTCGTCTTCGCGGTCGCGTACGTCGGCGGCATGCCGCTCTGGCGCTACCGGGTCCACCGCTGGGAGACCACCCCGACCGCCGTCTACACCCAGCGCGGCTGGCTCTCGCAGGAACGACGCATCGCCCCCGTCTCGCGGATCCAGACCGTCGACCTCGCCCGCGGCCCCGTCCACCAGCTCTTCGGCCTCGCCAGCGTCACGGTGACGACCGCGTCGGCGGCCGGCCCGCTCACCATCGAGGGGCTCGACGCCGACGTCGCCCGCCGGCTCGTCGACGAGCTCACCGACGCGACGGTCGCCGAGACCGGCGACGCGACGTGA
- a CDS encoding PH domain-containing protein produces the protein MSEPPTGAPYDDAPPPAAPPPAAPPPAPELADLETPWRRLDPRMLMIHPVQEIVRFLPALIGAVVVGQSSDTGGRFIELAVLVLAVGVGLLRWATTRFRIEHGQIELRKGLLNRQVIATPADRVRTVDVTAPPFHRVLGLAKVEIGTAGHTKERLVLDSLPTAEARHLREELIHRRRVAADPASPAPYGEPVPGLAPPPAGPADERGFAPVWSGDDVPGTETELLRLDPRWVGFAPLTLTGVFSALAILGFGNQFLQRYLQRTDLGGAVSGLGEHPLWVDVVVVLVGLVVLVSLLAVVGYALQFWGFRLTRHRGGTLHVTRGLLTTRETSIEEKRLRGVELGRPLGLRLAKGARLQAITTGLSRKERDRGSAWLSPPAPYDVVARVGRDVLEDDEALAGPLHEHGPAARRRRYTRAAVPALVLAVAGWLLVGLAQWWVGVGVLATLPLLLSPVVAGDRYAGLGHRLLPAHLVVQHGSFVRRRDVLERDGVIGWVVQQSFFQRRVGVAHVLATTAAGKQSYVVRDVPLDTGVAVALAVDPDLLTPFLEER, from the coding sequence GTGAGCGAGCCGCCCACCGGGGCCCCGTACGACGACGCCCCGCCGCCCGCCGCACCGCCACCCGCCGCACCGCCGCCCGCCCCGGAGCTGGCCGACCTCGAGACGCCGTGGCGGCGCCTGGACCCGCGGATGCTGATGATCCACCCGGTCCAGGAGATCGTCCGCTTCCTGCCCGCGCTCATCGGTGCGGTCGTCGTCGGGCAGAGCAGCGACACCGGCGGCCGGTTCATCGAGCTGGCCGTGCTCGTGCTCGCCGTCGGGGTCGGCCTGCTGCGCTGGGCGACGACCCGCTTCCGCATCGAGCACGGCCAGATCGAGCTGCGCAAGGGCCTGCTCAACCGGCAGGTCATCGCGACCCCCGCCGACCGGGTCCGCACCGTCGACGTCACCGCGCCGCCCTTCCACCGCGTCCTCGGGCTGGCCAAGGTCGAGATCGGGACCGCCGGGCACACCAAGGAGCGGCTGGTCCTCGACTCGCTCCCGACCGCCGAGGCCCGCCACCTGCGCGAGGAGCTCATCCACCGGCGGCGGGTGGCCGCGGACCCGGCCTCGCCGGCGCCGTACGGCGAGCCCGTCCCCGGCCTGGCCCCGCCGCCCGCCGGTCCGGCCGACGAGCGGGGGTTCGCGCCGGTGTGGTCCGGCGACGACGTCCCCGGCACCGAGACCGAGCTGCTGCGCCTCGACCCGCGCTGGGTCGGTTTCGCCCCGCTGACCCTCACCGGCGTCTTCTCGGCGCTGGCCATCCTCGGTTTCGGCAACCAGTTCCTCCAGCGCTACCTCCAGCGCACCGACCTCGGCGGCGCGGTGAGCGGCCTGGGGGAGCACCCGCTGTGGGTCGACGTCGTCGTCGTCCTGGTCGGTCTCGTCGTGCTGGTGTCGCTGCTCGCCGTCGTCGGATACGCCCTGCAGTTCTGGGGGTTCCGCCTCACCCGGCACCGCGGCGGCACCCTGCACGTCACCCGCGGTCTGCTCACGACGCGCGAGACGAGCATCGAGGAGAAGCGGCTGCGGGGCGTCGAGCTCGGCCGCCCGCTGGGGCTGCGGCTGGCGAAGGGGGCGCGCCTCCAGGCGATCACGACCGGACTCAGCCGCAAGGAGCGCGACCGGGGCAGCGCCTGGCTCTCCCCGCCCGCGCCGTACGACGTCGTCGCCCGGGTCGGACGCGACGTCCTCGAGGACGACGAGGCGCTGGCCGGGCCGCTGCACGAGCACGGGCCCGCCGCCCGGCGGCGCCGCTACACGCGTGCGGCGGTCCCCGCGCTCGTCCTGGCCGTGGCCGGGTGGCTGCTCGTCGGGCTGGCCCAGTGGTGGGTCGGGGTGGGCGTCCTCGCGACCCTGCCGCTGCTGCTGTCGCCCGTCGTCGCGGGCGACCGGTACGCCGGTCTCGGCCACCGGCTCCTGCCGGCCCACCTCGTCGTCCAGCACGGCTCGTTCGTCCGGCGCCGCGACGTCCTCGAGCGCGACGGCGTCATCGGCTGGGTCGTGCAGCAGTCGTTCTTCCAGCGCCGCGTCGGCGTCGCGCACGTGCTCGCCACCACTGCCGCCGGCAAGCAGTCGTACGTCGTGCGCGACGTCCCCCTCGACACCGGTGTCGCCGTCGCCCTCGCCGTCGACCCCGACCTGCTCACGCCCTTCCTCGAGGAGCGCTGA
- a CDS encoding beta-N-acetylhexosaminidase, whose protein sequence is MTSAPPPDLPLDPALALLPRPRRLVRRDGVLTLPERVVVSTDEPGRPAAEHLARVLAGGTGRSPAVVEAGAVDAARVTVEVRVDGDADLPPGPRGSRTESFRLTVTPQGATVLAGGPAGATYGVVALLQLLPPAVLRRAPVGDGPWVAAACVVEDAPAFAWRGVMLDVARHFFPVHEVLRLVDQLVLHRVNRLHLHLTEDQGWRLEVRRHPRLTQVGAWRRESQVGADVVGPEGGVTASFDGRPHGGFYTHDDVREIVAHAAERGITVVPEVETPGHVRAALAAYPELGVTGEALEVWTRWGVCEDVLNTEESTVRFFQDVLDEVMELFPSEYVGLGGDECPKAQWRADPRTQQRIRELGLADEEELQGWFVGRLAAHVEAAGRRPFGWDEVLEGGTVPRSTTVMSWRGLQGAVTAARRGHDVISTPDDRVYLDYRQSELATEPIPIAVPLTVADVLAFDPVPPELTPKEAEHVLGGQANLWTEHVDDARRADYQLFPRVAALAEALWSADVAGPRDLADFQRRLIVHRERLVAMGVEARPQDGPLPWQQRPGVPGRPVSREDRAAHMATLTANITD, encoded by the coding sequence GTGACCTCGGCTCCCCCGCCCGACCTCCCGCTCGACCCCGCCCTCGCCCTGCTCCCCCGCCCCCGACGGCTCGTGCGGCGTGACGGGGTGCTCACCCTGCCCGAGCGGGTCGTCGTCTCGACCGACGAGCCGGGACGGCCGGCCGCCGAGCACCTGGCCCGGGTCCTGGCGGGCGGGACGGGACGCTCGCCCGCCGTCGTGGAGGCGGGGGCGGTGGACGCCGCGCGGGTGACCGTCGAGGTCCGGGTCGACGGTGACGCCGACCTCCCGCCGGGGCCCCGCGGCTCCCGTACGGAGTCGTTCCGGCTCACCGTCACGCCGCAGGGGGCGACGGTCCTCGCCGGTGGCCCCGCCGGGGCGACGTACGGCGTCGTCGCGCTGCTCCAGCTGCTGCCGCCGGCGGTGCTGCGCCGCGCGCCGGTCGGCGACGGGCCGTGGGTGGCGGCCGCGTGCGTCGTCGAGGACGCGCCGGCCTTCGCGTGGCGCGGGGTCATGCTCGATGTCGCACGACACTTCTTCCCGGTCCACGAGGTGCTGCGGCTCGTCGACCAGCTCGTCCTGCACCGGGTCAACCGGCTGCACCTGCACCTCACCGAGGACCAGGGCTGGCGGCTGGAGGTCCGGCGGCACCCGCGGCTGACCCAGGTGGGCGCGTGGCGGCGCGAGTCGCAGGTCGGCGCGGACGTCGTGGGGCCGGAGGGTGGGGTGACGGCGTCGTTCGACGGGCGGCCGCACGGCGGGTTCTACACGCACGACGACGTCCGCGAGATCGTCGCCCACGCCGCCGAGCGGGGCATCACGGTCGTGCCCGAGGTCGAGACCCCGGGGCACGTGCGCGCGGCGCTGGCGGCGTACCCGGAGCTCGGGGTGACGGGCGAGGCGCTCGAGGTGTGGACGCGGTGGGGCGTCTGCGAGGACGTCCTCAACACGGAGGAGTCGACGGTCCGGTTCTTCCAGGACGTCCTCGACGAGGTGATGGAGCTCTTCCCGTCCGAGTACGTCGGCCTCGGCGGCGACGAGTGCCCGAAGGCCCAGTGGCGCGCCGATCCCCGCACGCAGCAACGGATCCGCGAGCTCGGGCTCGCCGACGAGGAGGAGCTGCAGGGGTGGTTCGTCGGCCGGCTGGCCGCGCACGTCGAGGCGGCGGGGCGGCGGCCGTTCGGCTGGGACGAGGTCCTCGAGGGCGGCACCGTGCCGCGGTCGACGACGGTGATGTCGTGGCGCGGCCTGCAGGGCGCGGTGACCGCGGCCCGTCGCGGGCACGACGTGATCTCGACGCCGGACGACCGGGTGTACCTCGACTACCGGCAGAGCGAGCTGGCCACCGAGCCGATCCCCATCGCCGTACCCCTGACGGTGGCCGACGTGCTCGCCTTCGACCCGGTGCCGCCGGAGCTGACGCCGAAGGAGGCCGAGCACGTCCTCGGCGGCCAGGCCAACCTGTGGACCGAGCACGTCGACGACGCGCGCCGGGCCGACTACCAGCTCTTCCCGCGGGTGGCCGCGCTCGCCGAGGCGCTGTGGTCGGCCGACGTCGCCGGCCCCCGCGACCTCGCGGACTTCCAGCGGCGGCTGATCGTGCACCGCGAGCGGCTCGTCGCGATGGGCGTCGAGGCGCGTCCGCAGGACGGCCCGCTCCCCTGGCAGCAGCGCCCGGGCGTGCCGGGACGGCCGGTGTCCCGCGAGGACCGCGCCGCCCACATGGCCACCCTCACCGCCAACATCACCGACTGA